The genome window CAGGTAAGAAACGGGTGGTGCTTTCCCCACTTCAAGCCCCGCAAGCCGATGTCAACAATTAAATGGTAGCTGGGACAGTTCCACCACTCAATGGCCATAGACAAATATCCTGCCGGGGAGTGTGTTTGGAGCATTGCCGCCGCCTTCGCTACTCTGTTTTTCGGCCTCATGTCCTACAACTTGGCCGCGAGTGATTATTGATGATCAGAGGAGCAACCCCTCTAATTATTGTCGTGATGTCAAAGGCGGGGACCCCGTCTACACACGTGGCCACCCTGACACCACCATTCCCTGTACCTGAACGCCACAACTAATTACCTGGGCCCATCCCGTTTGTGTCGCGTCTCACATTTGACTCTTCACCTCAACCTCACTGACGCAAACTACCTCACATGCGCTGCTCCGAATGGATTGCGGACTCTCAAACAGAGGTCGCATTGCCTTGCCTTGCCTTGGGCGCGGGAGTGTTCACCGACCCGTCGACAATGCTGAGCGCTGCGCAATGGGCGTCTCCGTAGTTTTGCTAGGGTCTTAGGACGCTAGGACAATGGGACGCGATTGTATGGGTCCAAGACGGGAGGAAATAGTGTGAGCACAGTGTATAGTACCCTGCAGCCACCCGCACGGGACACCGTCTcatcttggccttggccatCGTGGAGCGCGACCCATCGCAAGACACAACCCATCCACCTCTTCCCGTTCACCATCTCCCATCCGGCTTCGCCACCTACACCTGTTCacggcctcgccgacctcacgCTCCTTACACACTTTCCCTTCAATATGTGGGCCATTGCTctcgctgccgctgccctCACGGcgcccgtcctcgcccaggGCGGCGCGACCTGTAACCAGACGCAGGCCTGTCCGCTCTCCGCACCATGCTGCTCGCCCTACGGTTTCTGCGGCAAGGCGCAGTTCTGTCTCGGCGGCTGCGAGCCGCTCTGTACGTTTCCATGATATACGAGCTAACCTAGACTCGTACCAGCTCACATCATgcaagcccgagcccgtGTGCCGCGACCTTGTAACGGATTTCACCGACCTCAGTCGCGTCATGATGAATGGAACCAAGTACGACGGCAACGCGACCGCGTGGGACTGGGTCGGTGCGTTACGCACCGCAGGCTACCAGAGTTGACACTGATCCCAGTCGACGCGGGCAAGGTcgtgccgtcgccgaccgGCGATGGCGCAcgcctcaccctcacccagGAGGATAAGGGCACCAAGATCTCGACTACGCGTTATGTCCATTACGGCCTGATCGACTTTGTTATGGAGACGTCGAGGTGGCCTGGTGTCGTCTCGGCTGCTATCACAATGTCGgacgtcaaggacgagatTGACTTTGAGTGGCCAGGCGCCGTCACCAACCAGGTCCAGAGCGTGAGTTTCCGTTCTTGGTGATGGCTGATTGAAAGaacttcttcttcctcggtCACGTCAACTACTCGGACTCGAATGGCGGGTACCACAATCTTTCTGGAAACACAGCCACCTCGTTCCACAAGTACACGATCAACTGGCAGCCCGACATCCTCGAGTGGTGGATCGACGACAAGATTGTGCGTTCCGTTAAGAAGGCCGACACCTGGAAGGAGTCTACGCAGCAGTAGTGAGTCCTTGAGTCCATATCCAAAGTCACACCTAACCAAAAGCTACTTCCCCACGACGCCGTCTCGTGTTCAGCTCTCGGTCTGGCCCGCCGGTATCGAGGGTGCCGCCAAGGGCACTGTCGAGTGGGCTGGAGGCATGATCGACTGGACCGAGTCTGACTACATCAACAACGGTTACTTCTGGAACACGATCAAGCAAGTCAGCATCAGTTGCACTGACGAGCTTCCCATCGCGCCAGACTCGACGGGATACCAGTTTATCGGTAACGACTCGGACAACGTTCCCATGGTTGGCCTCACCAACcgctcgacgagcatgCACGCGAATGGCGCAGGTACCGTGTCGCCGGTCGGCGCgggcctcgccctcgccctcgccacgTCCATCCTCCTGGCCTTCCCGGCGATGGCCTGGGTGGTTTAACTTTCCGAACTCTGTAT of Cutaneotrichosporon cavernicola HIS019 DNA, chromosome: 4 contains these proteins:
- the UTR2 gene encoding uncharacterized protein (Glycosyl hydrolases family 16) yields the protein MWAIALAAAALTAPVLAQGGATCNQTQACPLSAPCCSPYGFCGKAQFCLGGCEPLYSYQLTSCKPEPVCRDLVTDFTDLSRVMMNGTKYDGNATAWDWVVDAGKVVPSPTGDGARLTLTQEDKGTKISTTRYVHYGLIDFVMETSRWPGVVSAAITMSDVKDEIDFEWPGAVTNQVQSNFFFLGHVNYSDSNGGYHNLSGNTATSFHKYTINWQPDILEWWIDDKIVRSVKKADTWKESTQQYYFPTTPSRVQLSVWPAGIEGAAKGTVEWAGGMIDWTESDYINNGYFWNTIKQVSISCTDELPIAPDSTGYQFIGNDSDNVPMVGLTNRSTSMHANGAGTVSPVGAGLALALATSILLAFPAMAWVV